A single region of the Salvelinus sp. IW2-2015 linkage group LG20, ASM291031v2, whole genome shotgun sequence genome encodes:
- the LOC111981779 gene encoding uncharacterized protein gives MELEGDSLSPRDSFTSVSSYGPPPSFSAQDTVTHNFLNHTLQVPDELXFSGSPWSSGGNGDFERTGGPLSQVESGRSAQRSIRPSAFPSSLTWDSDSEKETLDEEELQHFSNPHGLAAHSPGSLSSGLRPDSEDDQGPEQLQHLPTETNLLSPVEERDQDKPNTHREEPKKAQPSSKELVDDRVWNISEKAELFQSKVTSKEGCKIEEEGEEEDLTGKDKEPERDVYTFPGDSDTESPPPAPWAHCTFIQRRKKKRALLRPFSGQGSWERTSTGAGKKARSASSRAKSLGPVNVSGGAYDFKEDLEKATEDLEKVEEEKGGEEGGGGDGELGKEIFTCVECSIYFKKQVYLQDHMQEHSQSRPGAGRRERGVKGARFRCVECGWNLSNRLALADHNRRHQESRQKILEEIGKLSDSGKGETTQGEPSKVTKPASPVLEPFVALVTTLAPFTEPDPVPVRAPVKARAKTPVKAKVKGPANRRFLCLKCDFSTRTSQALANHAKTHNRKPTGLQRASPRFQPKLTPMEPSVSPGSGSASGLTSISLTCDQCAFQASSQTALKEHQHVAHPAQTSICGEGPEEMNRPGSRIDASSPPCSDTLSKPVSPPEDQSQSKASKSSSSSWISAMEDSDTQPQPSNTAPAPQRREIAFKTIGNKRANRRGKAGTELLWPNSRLDSGPPETDDAQSQGQSPDLATDMNQKETESLVGSKPLTRARSLRDDSSLKQQSLTASCSTEGKXVKEEEEDGETKVAFEKKSNKVFAAENDDDDDNDDDDNDDHDEEEEEEEENIRRFLAEGISDEDYEEIDEKTGTLKSVERKCPYCPDRFHNGIGLANHVRGHLNRVGVSYNVRHFISPEEVNAIEKKFSYQKKKKKVANFDPDTFSVMRCEFCNAGFDTRAGLSSHARAHLRDFGITNWEVTVSPIHILRELFSSRPDLVLPTAPPRSPASDEEEEEDLETEEEEPGGGEGSEEATGATVSNLLPSSPSQPWEKDHSVGEPEGGEEEEQMPALDSLTSSPGRKGLFSLDPESPSPRDEADINYSGGSYSGGSYSRGSYCGAAVTLGVFNPEGHLPEGQLPRGGSYPEGGRYSEGSYSRRQYSGASYSGRQTYSGGAVTPAACSSPRGSYPEGSYPEGQVYQRAVDSEGSDSGGSSLRGV, from the exons ATGGAGCTAGAGGGGGATTCTCTTTCCCCCAGGGATTCCTTCACCTCAGTGAGCAGCTATGGGCCACCACCCTCATTCTCAGCACAGGACACCGTAACCCACAACTTCCTAAATCACACCTTACAG GTTCCAGACGAGCTCAYCTTCAGTGGGAGCCCATGGTCCAGYGGTGGYAATGGGGACTTTGAGAGGACCGGAGGCCCCCTATCCCAGGTGGAATCAGGGAGGAGTGCACAGAGGAGCATCAGGCCCTCAGCCTTTCCCTCCTCCCTGACCTGGGACTCTGACTCTGAGAAAGAGACACTAGACG AGGAAGAGCTACAGCACTTTTCTAACCCTCACGGTCTGGCCGCTCACAGCCCAGGATCCCTCTCCTCTGGACTCAG ACCTGACAGTGAGGATGACCAAGGACCTGAACAACTGCAGCACTTACCCACTGAGACAAACCTACTCAGCCCTGTGGAGGAGCGGGACCAAGACAAgcctaacacacacagagaggagccaAAGAAGGCCCAACCCAGTTCAAAAGAAT TGGTAGATGACAGAGTCTGGAATATATCGGAGAAAGCTGAACTGTTTCAGTCCAAAGTGACATCAAAGGAGGGGTGCAAaattgaggaggagggagaggaagaggacctGACAGGGAAGGACAAGGAGCCTGAGCGGGATGTGTACACCTTTCCTGGGGACTCAGACACAGAGAGCCCCCCACCAGCACCCTGGGCACACTGCACCTTCATCCAGCGTCGGAAGAAGAAGAGGGCCCTGCTCAGGCCCTTCTCTGGCCAGGGCTCCTGGGAACGCACATCAACAGGAGCTGGAAAGAAGGCAAGGAGTGCTTCCTCAAGAGCAAAGAGCTTGGGGCCAGTGAATGTGAGTGGAGGGGCCTATGACTTTAAGGAGGACTTGGAAAAGGCAAcagaggatctggagaaggtagaAGAGGAAAAAGGTggtgaagaaggaggaggaggagacggagagctTGGTAAAGAGATTTTCACCTGTGTGGAATGTAGCATTTACTTCAAGAAGCAGGTCTACCTGCAGGATCACATGCAAGAGCACAGTCAGAGCAGGCCGGGGGCTGGCAGGAGGGAGCGCGGAGTGAAGGGCGCGCGATTTCGGTGCGTGGAGTGTGGATGGAACCTGTCAAACAGGCTGGCTCTGGCGGACCACAACAGACGACACCAGGAGTCTCGTCAGAAGATCCTGGAGGAGATTGGGAAGCTGAGTGACAGTGGGAAAGGAGAGACTACGCAAGGTGAACCGAGCAAGGTGACCAAACCTGCAAGCCCAGTCCTAGAACCATTTGTAGCTCTAGTCACGACTCTAGCTCCATTCACAGAGCCAGATCCAGTTCCAGTCCGGGCCCCAGTCAAAGCTCGAGCCAAAACCCCAGTCAAAGCAAAGGTCAAAGGCCCAGCCAATCGTCGTTTTCTCTGCCTCAAGTGTGACTTCAGTACACGCACCTCACAGGCATTGGCTAATCATGCCAAGACCCACAACAGAAAACCTACTGGTCTGCAGCGAGCCTCTCCGCGCTTTCAGCCAAAGCTCACTCCTATGGAGCCGTCTGTGTCACCTGGATCTGGATCTGCCTCTGGCCtgacctccatctctctcacttgtGATCAGTGTGCCTTCCAGGCCTCCAGTCAAACTGCTCTGAAGGAGCACCAACACGTGGCTCACCCCGCGCAGACCTCCATCTGTGGGGAAGGGCCTGAAGAGATGAACCGTCCAGGGTCCAGAATTGATGCTTCCTCTCCACCATGTTCTGATACGCTTTCTAAACCTGTCTCTCCACCAGAGGACCAAAGCCAGTCAAAGGCCAGTAAGTCTTCTTCCTCTAGTTGGATCTCTGCTATGGAGGACAGTGACACACAGCCCCAACCATCAAACACTGCTCCAGCTCCCCAGCGTAGAGAGATAGCCTTTAAGACCATCGGGAACAAGAGGGCAAATAGGAGAGGGAAGGCTGGGACAGAACTCCTCTGGCCAAATTCCAGACTGGACAGCGGGCCACCTGAGACCGATGATGCACAAAGCCAGGGCCAGAGCCCTGACCTGGCAACCGATATGAACCAAAAAGAGACTGAATCACTTGTTGGATCCAAACCGCTCACCAGGGCTCGATCCCTCCGAG ATGACTCCTCTCTAAAACAACAGAGCCTCACAGCCTCATGYTCTACAGAAGGGAAGCMCgtgaaggaagaggaagaggacggGGAGACAAAGGTTGCTTTTGAAAAGAAGAGTAACAAGGTTTTTGCTGCTGaaaatgacgatgatgatgacaaCGATGATGATGACAACGATGATCatgacgaagaagaagaagaggaagaggagaatatCCGGCGTTTCCTAGCGGAGGGCATATCAGATGAGGATTATGAGGAGATTGATGAGAAGACGGGGACCCTGAAGAGCGTGGAGAGGAAATGCCCCTACTGCCCTGATCGCTTCCACAACGGCATCGGGCTGGCCAATCACGTGAGGGGCCACCTCAACCGAGTGGGCGTCAGCTACAATGTGCGCCACTTCATATCCCCTGAGGAGGTCAATGCCATTGAGAAGAAGTTCTCCtaccagaagaagaagaaaaagg ttgcCAACTTTGACCCGGATACGTTCAGTGTGATGCGCTGTGAGTTCTGCAATGCTGGCTTTGACACCCGGGCTGGTCTGTCCAGCCATGCCAGGGCGCACCTGCGGGACTTTGGGATAACTAACTGGGAGGTGACTGTCTCGCCCATCCATATCCTCCGGGAGCTCTTCTCCAGCCGCCCAGACCTGGTCCTCCCCACAGCCCCCCCACGCAGCCCagcctcagacgaggaggaggaggaagacctgGAGACGGAGGAGGAAGAaccagggggaggggaggggagtgaaGAGGCAACAGGTGCTACAGTCTCCAACCTACTGCCATCGTCGCCTTCTCAGCCTTGGGAGAAAGACCACAGCGTTGGTGagcctgaag gcggggaggaggaagagcagatgCCAGCACTGGACAGCTTGACCTCCAGCCCAGGGAGGAAGGGTCTGTTTTCCCTGGACCCAGAGAGCCCCTCCCCGAGGGATGAAGCTGACATCAA TTACTCCGGGGGCAGTTACTCCGGGGGCAGTTACTCGCGGGGCAGTTACTGCGGGGCGGCAGTTACTCTGGGGGTATTTAACCCCGAGGGGCATTTACCCGAGGGGCAGTTACCCAGAGGTGGCAGTTACCCAGAAGGCGGCAGGTACTCCGAGGGGAGTTACTCGAGGCGGCAGTACTCCGGGGCAAGTTACTCCGGGCGTCAGACTTACTCCGGGGGTGCAGTTACTCCCGCGGCGTGCAGTTCCCCGAGGGGCAGTTACCCAGAGGGCAGTTACCCAGAGGGGCAAGTTTACCAGAGGGCAGTTGACTCCGAGGGCAGTGACTCCGGGGGCAGTTCACTCCGGGG GGTGTGA
- the LOC111979938 gene encoding N-acetylmuramoyl-L-alanine amidase yields MSGAQGVEDSMISPMEPHRKWCLTLLVVLVSAHTDTKVMSSQHMDDFIRVLEQVEDSNPGLEPVNVLRGLRRAAGLRDEFMQHFLGTIREDSTSEAPVMDSNLSDFIGRAMRHKVTERGREEGVVLTADGTTVAMSPVLLGIEAGLVSETRCRFCGLYPLTLARNLGLSFQRFHSSLLSQRLGPDGCWDDVTSPQVFTLSDKPSLATDSLVNGGMDGVILGIEVSAQSQRPLKLSSLLRRYYCHHLEGEGLDAAPRLISQLRRENFRELARPHLLQRQVVRSLVLQRRLIDHSTMLAQEKEELTAVVREGIKEFVHRYMDCPAIIPRCQWGAAPYRGTPTPLSLPLSFMYIHHTYQPGQPCLTFQQCSADMRSMQRFHQDDRGWDDIGYSFVAGSDGYLYEGRGWHWQGAHTKGYNSKGYGVSFIGDYTSSLPSQQTMELVRDRLXSCAVXGGRLVGNFTLYGHRQLVKTSCPGDAFYSEITGWEHFGEVQN; encoded by the exons CTGACCCTTCTTGTGGTCTTGGTCAGTGCTCACACTGATACCAAAG TCATGTCCTCCCAGCATATGGACGACTTCATCAGAGTGTTGGAGCAGGTAGAAGACAGTAACCCTGGACTGGAGCCTGTAAATGTGTTGAGAGGCCTGCGCAGGGCAGCCGGTCTCAGAGATGAGTTCATGCAGCACTTCTTGGGCACTATCAGGGAGGACAGCACCTCAGAGGCACCAGTCATGGACTCCAATCTCTCAGATTTCATTGGCAGGGCTATGCGCCACAaggtgacagagagaggtagagaggaaggggTTGTCCTTACTGCTGATGGCACCACGGTTGCTATGAGCCCAGTCCTCCTGGGTATTGAAGCTGGGCTAGTGTCTGAGACAAGGTGTCGGTTCTGTGGCCTGTACCCCCTCACTCTGGCTAGGAACTTGGGTCTGTCCTTCCAGCGCTTccacagctctctcctctcccaacgCCTGGGCCCTGATGGCTGCTGGGACGACGTGACCTCGCCTCAGGTCTTCACCCTCTCCGACAAGCCCTCCCTCGCCACCGATTCCCTGGTTAATGGCGGTATGGATGGTGTGATTCTGGGGATTGAGGTCTCAGCTCAGTCCCAGCGTCCTCTCAAGCTGAGCAGCCTACTGAGGAGGTACTACTGTCATCATCTTGAGGGGGAAGGACTGGATGCTGCTCCTCGTCTGATCAGCCAACTACGCAGGGAGAACTTCAGAGAACTGGCCAGGCCCCACCTCCTGCAGAGGCAGGTGGTGAGATCCCTGGTCCTACAGAGGAGACTGATCGACCACTCCACGATGTTGGCACAGGAAAAGGAAGAGCTGACAGCTGTGGTGAGGGAAGGAATAAAGGAGTTTGTCCACAGATATATGG ACTGTCCAGCTATTATYCCGCGGTGTCAGTGGGGGGCTGCACCATACCGGGGCACYCCCACCCCCCTGTCCCTCCCCCTCTCGTTCATGTACATCCACCACACCTACCAGCCTGGCCAGCCTTGTCTCACCTTTCAGCAGTGTTCTGCAGACATGAGGTCCATGCAACGCTTTCACCAGGATGACCGGGGCTGGGACGATATTGGATACAG CTTTGTGGCAGGCTCTGACGGGTACCTCTATGARGGGCGTGGGTGGCACTGGCAAGGGGCMCACACTAARGGCTACAACTCCAAGGGYTACGGGGTGTCATTCATCGGTGACTACACCTCCAGCTTGCCATCGCAGCAGACCATGGARCTGGTGAGAGATCGTCTGGMATCCTGTGCTGTGGRAGGCGGGCGACTGGTCGGTAACTTCACCCTGTATGGCCACAGACAGCTGGTTAAGACTTCCTGTCCTGGAGACGCCTTCTACTCAGAGATCACAGGCTGGGAGCACTTTGGG GAGGTTCAAAACTGA